Proteins encoded together in one Coffea arabica cultivar ET-39 chromosome 2c, Coffea Arabica ET-39 HiFi, whole genome shotgun sequence window:
- the LOC113726849 gene encoding probable mitochondrial import inner membrane translocase subunit TIM21, translating into MQHLRRTGFLLLKNNRLSTALKSCNGLGDSFLDYMPTKYASNMGFAPFSSTPIGEPGASSFVRREMMNNGAKYVRDGSYAPRVKHEAGGLPLLLKKQWTRRNFITSQSSFQPAMMSRINSNISSSARSFSIKASDSKGQNESETRKDISTVEDPFDAPTYNIPEKPVTFVEGASYTVFILAGLGVAIAAAYAVLTELVFEPKEYKIFGKALERVQNDSQVRVRIGSPITGYGSESRNRAARQRIPNRIWTKDGVEHVAVDFYIRGPHGAGKVYAEMFKDEDKQWKFVSLVVELTSPSRQMLLLESYIPA; encoded by the exons ATGCAGCATCTAAGGAGAACTGGGTTTTTATTACTGAAGAATAATAGGCTATCAACCGCTCTGAAATCCTGCAATGGCTTGGGCGATtcttttcttgattatatgCCCACAAAATATGCATCAAATATGGGTTTTGCTCCCTTTTCATCTACGCCCATTGGGGAGCCTGGAGCCAGCAGCTTTGTTAGAAGG GAAATGATGAATAATGGTGCAAAATATGTCAGAGATGGAAGCTATGCACCTAGG GTCAAACATGAAGCTGGGG GACTTCCTCTGTTACTCAAAAAGCAGTGGACTAGGAGGAACTTCATTACTTCCCAGTCGTCATTTCAACCAGCCATGATGAGTCGAATAAATTCCAACATATCTTCCTCAGCTAGATCCTTTTCAATAAAGGCATCTGATTCAAAGGGTCAAAATGAATCAGAG ACTCGCAAAGATATATCTACTGTTGAAGATCCATTTGATGCTCCAACATATAACATCCCTGAGAAGCCAGTGACATTTGTAGAAGGGGCTTCCTACACTGTATTCATTCTTGCTGGACTTGGAGTTGCTATTGCTGCGGCTTATGCAGTTCTTACTGAGCTTGTATTTGAACCAAAGGA GTATAAAATTTTTGGGAAGGCTCTGGAAAGGGTTCAAAATGATAGCCAA GTAAGGGTGAGAATTGGATCCCCCATAACTGGTTATGGTTCAGAAAGTAGGAATCGAGCTGCTCGCCAGCGCATTCCAAACAGGATATGGACCAAAGATGGTGTTGAGCATGTTGCG GTTGATTTCTACATCCGCGGCCCCCATGGAGCTGGCAAAGTTTATGCAGAGATGTTCAAAgatgaggacaagcaatggaaGTTTGTTTCTTTGGTGGTTGAGCTTACATCACCATCTCGGCAAATGCTTTTGCTGGAGTCATACATCCCAGCCTGA
- the LOC113726851 gene encoding uncharacterized protein, with protein sequence MASTVPAKSQPLHNFSLSHLKWKGNHQRPRSASSSAARLSASGSPHRSPPFSHDSPPRRQSLNSPLRSAADSVAASSPSRHAAMLGGEDSAASPMLHGDGADELTAPLLNQSPVRGNGTGKLESCVKSSKPLIEYRRHSRPSVSSVVKNGVFTSSPDRDERKLKGAGAGAGAEAEAQNTESRSSKFLIKIRQKTSKFAEEIQPEEEGKAEVKVQDNEVQDEGKLLASFDDDEPLQKTWNFRPRKPIRPSLNLNGSGFKNNGSTVQHAKRAQSPQVNPNSGNRSENQKKEKRKIGFTLALSREEIEEDLFALLGSKPSRRPKKRSKTVQKLMDNVFPGAWLQSITADSYKVSEHPGKA encoded by the exons ATGGCGTCGACGGTGCCGGCGAAATCTCAGCCGCTTCACAATTTCTCATTGTCGCACCTGAAATGGAAAGGCAATCACCAACGTCCTCGCTCGGCTTCATCTTCCGCCGCCAGGCTATCTGCCTCCGGCTCGCCTCACCGATCGCCGCCTTTCAGTCATGATTCTCCTCCGCGGAGGCAGTCGCTTAACTCTCCCTTGCGCAGCGCAGCAGACTCAGTTGCTGCATCATCTCCGTCTCGTCATGCAGCGATGCTCGGCGGCGAGGACTCAGCGGCGTCTCCGATGCTACATGGAGATGGCGCAGATGAATTAACTGCGCCGCTACTGAATCAGTCTCCTGTCCGTGGCAATGGAACCGGAAAGCTGGAGTCTTGTGTGAAAAGCAGCAAGCCTTTAATTGAGTACCGGAGGCACTCTAGACCTTCGGTTTCTTCTGTTGTTAAGAATGGAGTATTTACATCATCGCCTGATCGAGATGAGAGAAAATTGAAGGGGGCAGGGGCAGGGGCAGGGGCAGAGGCAGAGGCACAGAATACTGAAAGCAGATCTTCGAAGTTTCTGATTAAAATCCGGCAGAAAACCAGCAAGTTTGCGGAGGAAATTCAACCTGAAGAGGAGGGAAAAGCTGAGGTAAAAGTCCAGGATAATGAGGTTCAGGACGAGGGGAAGCTACTGGCTAGTTTTGATGACGACGAGCCGTTGCAAAAGACATGGAATTTTAGGCCAAGGAAACCAATAAGGCCGTCGCTGAATTTGAATGGAAGTGGTTTTAAGAACAATGGATCCACAGTGCAGCACGCAAAAAGAGCTCAATCACCGCAGGTGAATCCCAACAGTGGTAATAGATCAGAGAAtcagaagaaggagaagaggaaGATTGGATTCACACTTGCCCTCTCGAGAGAAGAGATTGAAGAGGATTTGTTTGCTTTACTGGGATCTAAGCCTTCTAGGAGACCTAAGAAGAGATCAAAAACTGTTCAGAAACTAATGGAT AATGTGTTTCCAGGTGCTTGGTTGCAATCTATAACTGCGGATTCATATAAAGTTTCTGAACACCCTGGAAAG GCTTAG
- the LOC113726850 gene encoding uncharacterized protein — MDGDEMELNEESDGPRRWSGGVEGYWYWAGASSVQLLWAILSLRRGYAGDSRLMPFKAFGVASLFVGSAASATIGSLRASGIHSVDDMKTLGANIRSGLGIRPRAQDN, encoded by the exons ATGGACGGAGATGAGATGGAGCTAAATGAAGAGAGTGATGGTCCTCGTCGGTGGAGCGGTGGCGTAGAAGGCTACTGGTATTGGGCGGGGGCAAGTTCGGTCCAATTATTATGGGCTATTTTATCTCTCCGGCGAGGTTATGCAGGCGATTCTCGTTTAATGCCTTTTAAGGCCTTCGGCGTGGCATCCCTCTTCGTTGGCTCCGCCGCTTCCGCCACCATCGGTTCTCTCCGAGCCTCTGGCATCCACTCG GTGGATGACATGAAGACTCTAGGTGCAAATATAAGGTCTGGGCTTGGAATACGACCAAGAGCACAAGACAATTAA